The nucleotide sequence GGGTTCTGAGTGAAGTATTCATAATTTCAGGTTTAGGCGAATTAAGAAGAACAAAATGATCAGGGTGAAAATCGACCCTCATCCCTGTTTTTCGAATCCAGTCACCAAGCTCCTTAAGCGGCTCTTTCAAGTCCCGCAGATAGTGAAAATCCTTCACTTCAGGGTGATTGGCCAGCGGAATCAACTTTGAGCTGAATCTAAAAAAACGAATGTCATTACCCGTATTATGCTTGAGTATTCTTAGGCAATTAGCAAGATTTGAGGCAGAAATTCTGGCCAGCTTTTCGATGGCCGCTTCTCTGTCCTGCAGTCGCTGAAATTGAGCGAACGTCATTGTTTGCGACGGGGAGCAATTGGTTAAATTCACACTCATGGCTACATAGCCAAGCCGGACAATGGTCAAAAAGAACACCTTCTTTCCCTGTTTCACTTTAGGGTTCCCATTTCCGGATGCGATTACTTTTTCGCATGCAAAAAACGCACTGTGCAAGGAGCACAGTGCGTTTTGACTTGTATTAGTTAGATGATGAAGAGTTTGAATAACGGCGTTTGCCGCTGTTAGTGCTTGGCTTTCCGCCCTGCTGTCCGTAAGAACGTTTGTTGTTCTTGTTGTAAGGACGCTGGCCGTCTCTTCTGCCGCCGCTGCGGTTGCTTGAAGAAGAAGATGAACGTTTGCCGCCTCCGCGCTTGTAAAGCGGAGATTCTTCTGTCAGGTTAACCGGAGTCTGGTTCGGCTCTTTCGTCATAAGCTTGATCGCTGCTGCAAGAACAGAAACTTGATCAAATTCTTCAAGCAAAGCTTCAGCTGTGCGCTTGTAGAATGATAAGTTGTCGTCAGCGATTGCCTGACGGATTTTATCAACAGATACGGATTGCTGGCCTTCAAGAGCCTCATCAAGAGTAGGAGCCTTCATGCGGTCCATTTTGCGCTTCGTTGTGCGCTCGATGATCTTCAGCATATCCTGTTCTCTTGGCGTTACGAATGTCATCGCAGCACCTGTTTTACCTGCACGTCCAGTACGGCCGATACGGTGTACATAGCTTTCAGGATCTTGAGGAACATCGAAGTTGTAAACGTGAGTGACACCAGAGATGTCAAGTCCGCGAGCAGCAACGTCTGTTGCTACAAGAACTTCAATCGCACCTTCTTTGAATTTGCGCAATGCAGACATACGCTTAGCTTGAGTAAGGTCGCCGTGAATTCCTTCAGCAGCATAGCCTCTTAGCATTAATGCTTCAGAAAGCTCATCTACTCTGCGCTTTGTGCGTCCGAAAACAATCGCAAGTTCAGGTGACTGGATGTCAAGAAGACGTGTAAGCACATCAAACTTTTTCTTCTCCTGTACTTCGATGAAGAATTGCTGAATGTTTGTAACAGTCATTTCTTTCGCTTTTACTTTTACGATCTCAGGGTTCGTCATGAACTTTTCAGCAATGCGTCTGATCGGATCAGGCATTGTAGCTGAGAAAAGCAAAGTTTGGTGCTCTGATGGCACATTTGAAAGAATGTTCTCAATGTCTTCGATGAATCCCATGTTCAGCATTTCGTCCGCTTCGTCCATAAC is from Bacillus sp. FSL H8-0547 and encodes:
- a CDS encoding DEAD/DEAH box helicase, yielding MTITFQELGISPLLMDAINRMGFEEATPIQAQTIPLGLQNKDVIGQAQTGTGKTAAFGIPLIEKIDVKQDKIQGIIIAPTRELAIQVSEELYKIGSSKRVRVLPIYGGQDINRQIRSLKKFPHIIVGTPGRLIDHINRKTLKLSDVQTVVMDEADEMLNMGFIEDIENILSNVPSEHQTLLFSATMPDPIRRIAEKFMTNPEIVKVKAKEMTVTNIQQFFIEVQEKKKFDVLTRLLDIQSPELAIVFGRTKRRVDELSEALMLRGYAAEGIHGDLTQAKRMSALRKFKEGAIEVLVATDVAARGLDISGVTHVYNFDVPQDPESYVHRIGRTGRAGKTGAAMTFVTPREQDMLKIIERTTKRKMDRMKAPTLDEALEGQQSVSVDKIRQAIADDNLSFYKRTAEALLEEFDQVSVLAAAIKLMTKEPNQTPVNLTEESPLYKRGGGKRSSSSSSNRSGGRRDGQRPYNKNNKRSYGQQGGKPSTNSGKRRYSNSSSSN